In Marinicella rhabdoformis, a genomic segment contains:
- a CDS encoding DnaJ domain-containing protein, giving the protein MNYPWDVLGTEETNDKKVIKKAYAKLIRKYRPDEAPEKFQEINQAYQYALTLLKSNQADDDVVAVTPEYPKKNESEEVQTESPIDVADDVAEVESVVSEFTHTQEIDDVIEEVEEDDTELNLANDILEQFHQMAFAEYKRKKKAESWNFLNQYHEIQDLQLRDSLSKELFKRVAEYNFFQLKENKSLLLNQPMVRLVAEVLEWESQWQEFHQLFPEDYVQHVFSLLEMKGKQKEGEKFYNRPFGVFIEIIMTVIFIGIIYQPSFGLDKELLIIMAYILFNSFSSLSSISMSSMQYMLDFKLFDVYLNEPSLKSKIIRTLTYHVSMIPVYLSAYDAEYFVSLMFPVAAFLLIINVILWFKNKQLLHDWLSGTIMLK; this is encoded by the coding sequence ATGAATTACCCATGGGACGTGTTAGGCACAGAAGAAACAAATGACAAAAAAGTCATCAAAAAGGCCTATGCCAAACTGATAAGAAAATACAGGCCAGATGAAGCGCCTGAGAAATTTCAAGAAATCAATCAAGCTTATCAATATGCTTTGACTTTGCTGAAAAGTAATCAGGCGGATGATGACGTGGTGGCTGTAACGCCTGAGTATCCGAAAAAAAACGAATCAGAAGAAGTACAGACAGAATCACCGATTGATGTGGCTGATGATGTGGCTGAAGTGGAATCAGTGGTGAGTGAATTTACTCATACCCAAGAAATTGACGATGTTATTGAAGAAGTAGAGGAAGATGACACTGAATTAAATTTAGCCAATGACATTTTAGAACAGTTTCATCAGATGGCTTTCGCGGAGTACAAGCGCAAGAAGAAAGCGGAAAGTTGGAACTTCCTTAATCAATACCATGAGATTCAGGATTTGCAGCTGCGAGATTCATTGTCAAAAGAGCTGTTCAAGCGGGTAGCCGAATACAATTTTTTCCAGCTCAAAGAGAATAAATCGTTGTTGTTAAATCAGCCTATGGTTCGGTTGGTTGCGGAAGTGTTGGAATGGGAGTCGCAATGGCAAGAATTTCACCAACTGTTCCCTGAAGATTATGTACAGCACGTATTCAGCTTACTTGAAATGAAGGGAAAACAAAAAGAAGGTGAAAAATTTTATAACAGGCCGTTTGGTGTGTTTATAGAAATTATCATGACGGTGATTTTTATCGGTATCATTTACCAGCCTTCATTTGGCCTTGATAAAGAATTACTCATCATTATGGCTTATATTTTGTTTAACAGTTTTTCTTCGTTGTCCAGCATCAGTATGTCAAGCATGCAGTACATGTTGGATTTTAAATTGTTTGATGTTTACTTGAATGAACCCAGTTTAAAGTCAAAAATCATCAGAACTCTGACCTATCATGTTTCTATGATCCCAGTGTATTTGTCGGCATATGATGCCGAATATTTTGTTTCACTCATGTTTCCAGTCGCCGCTTTTTTGCTGATAATTAATGTTATTTTATGGTTTAAAAATAAGCAACTACTACATGATTGGCTGTCTGGGACAATAATGCTGAAATAA
- a CDS encoding LexA family protein — protein MSKVTLLKPSGQYSEVPLYSGKVSAGFPGVVDEHMEDSLSLDQLLIKHPATTFFAKVEGDSMQGAGILQNDVLVVDRSLTAKDKDVVVALLNNEFTVKRLRTHGGLRLQAENPHYSDIQVTGEVELVIWGVVTGIARSLV, from the coding sequence ATGAGTAAAGTGACTTTATTAAAACCCAGTGGTCAATACAGCGAAGTGCCGCTGTATTCAGGCAAGGTTTCGGCTGGTTTTCCAGGTGTGGTGGATGAGCACATGGAAGACAGCTTGAGCTTGGATCAGTTGTTGATTAAGCATCCAGCGACCACATTTTTTGCCAAAGTGGAAGGGGATTCTATGCAGGGTGCCGGTATTTTGCAGAATGATGTATTGGTTGTCGATCGCTCTTTAACAGCCAAGGACAAGGACGTGGTGGTGGCCTTATTGAACAATGAATTCACCGTTAAGCGCTTGCGTACCCACGGCGGTTTGCGTTTACAGGCGGAAAACCCGCATTACTCAGATATTCAGGTCACAGGTGAAGTCGAACTGGTGATTTGGGGTGTGGTGACAGGGATCGCCAGGTCATTGGTTTGA
- the pnp gene encoding polyribonucleotide nucleotidyltransferase, whose product MNKQIKQFQYGEHTVTLETGQIARQASGAVKVSMGDTVLLVTVVGKKEAKPDQSFFPLTVNYQEKFYAAGAIPGGFFKREGRPTEKETLICRLIDRPIRPLFPKGFKNEVQVIATVMSFSKDIDSDIPALIGTSAALAISGLPFDGPIGAARVGYADGEYLLNPSLEALETSQLDLVVAGTDQAVLMVESEADLLSEEVMLGAVNFGHDAMQTVIENIKEFAAEAGKERWVWEAAETNEALLADINKNFGSQIEAAFANQEKEARYAALGEMRDAVNAHYFPEGEESTHCPKEVSELVGQLEKGHVRNKIISGEARIDGRDPTQVRPISVEVGILPRVHGSALFTRGETQAIVATTLGTGRDAQLIDGIEGESKDDFMLHYNFPPFCVGEAGFMSGPKRREIGHGRLAKRGLLAVMPTEEEFPYVKRIVAEITESNGSSSMASVCGSSLSMMDAGVPLKAPVAGIAMGLIKEGDDFAVLSDILGDEDHLGDMDFKVAGTEEGITALQMDIKIQGITSQIMEIALKQATEGRNFILGEMNKVISSHRQEMSAYAPRLETIKVNPDKIRDIIGKGGATIRALTEETNTTIDINDDGTVTIASINREDGDLAKKRIEDLTAEVEVGAIYEGKVVKIMDFGAFVNLLPGQDGMVHISEICHERVAKVTDKMSEGDVVKVKVLEVDKQGRVRLSMKALEAKPE is encoded by the coding sequence GTGAATAAACAAATAAAACAATTTCAATACGGTGAACACACAGTCACATTAGAAACAGGTCAAATTGCAAGACAAGCATCAGGTGCGGTTAAAGTCAGCATGGGCGACACTGTTTTATTGGTTACAGTAGTGGGTAAAAAAGAAGCCAAGCCAGATCAAAGCTTCTTCCCATTAACAGTTAACTACCAAGAAAAATTTTACGCAGCAGGCGCCATCCCAGGCGGTTTCTTCAAACGTGAAGGACGTCCTACTGAAAAAGAAACATTGATTTGTCGTTTGATCGACAGACCCATCAGACCTTTATTCCCTAAAGGTTTCAAAAACGAAGTGCAAGTGATTGCGACAGTGATGTCTTTCAGTAAAGACATCGATTCAGACATCCCAGCTTTGATTGGTACGTCTGCGGCATTGGCCATCTCTGGTTTACCATTTGACGGCCCAATTGGTGCGGCACGTGTTGGTTATGCTGACGGTGAATATTTATTGAACCCCTCTTTGGAAGCATTAGAAACATCTCAATTGGATTTGGTTGTTGCGGGTACTGACCAAGCGGTATTGATGGTTGAGTCTGAAGCTGACTTGTTATCAGAAGAAGTGATGTTGGGTGCGGTAAACTTTGGTCACGATGCGATGCAAACTGTGATCGAGAACATCAAAGAATTTGCTGCAGAAGCGGGCAAAGAACGTTGGGTTTGGGAAGCTGCTGAAACCAATGAAGCATTACTGGCTGATATCAACAAAAATTTCGGTTCACAAATCGAAGCGGCATTCGCTAACCAAGAAAAAGAAGCACGTTATGCGGCTTTGGGCGAAATGCGTGATGCAGTGAATGCCCATTACTTTCCAGAAGGTGAAGAATCAACACACTGTCCAAAAGAAGTTTCAGAGTTGGTTGGTCAATTAGAAAAAGGTCACGTTCGTAACAAGATCATTTCTGGTGAAGCACGTATCGATGGTCGTGATCCCACACAGGTTCGTCCAATCTCTGTAGAAGTGGGCATCTTACCACGCGTTCATGGTTCAGCTTTGTTCACCCGTGGTGAAACACAAGCGATTGTAGCCACTACATTGGGTACTGGTCGTGATGCACAGTTGATCGACGGTATCGAAGGCGAAAGCAAAGACGATTTCATGTTGCATTACAACTTCCCTCCATTCTGTGTGGGTGAAGCAGGCTTCATGAGCGGTCCTAAGCGCCGCGAAATCGGTCATGGCCGTTTGGCTAAACGTGGTTTGTTGGCTGTTATGCCTACAGAAGAAGAATTCCCATACGTTAAGCGTATTGTTGCTGAGATCACTGAATCTAACGGTTCTAGTTCTATGGCATCAGTGTGTGGTTCATCATTGTCTATGATGGATGCGGGTGTACCATTGAAAGCACCTGTTGCTGGTATTGCCATGGGTTTGATCAAAGAAGGTGATGACTTTGCTGTATTGTCTGACATCTTGGGTGATGAAGATCACTTGGGTGACATGGACTTTAAAGTGGCCGGTACTGAAGAAGGTATCACTGCATTGCAAATGGACATCAAAATCCAAGGCATCACGTCACAAATCATGGAAATCGCTTTGAAACAAGCGACTGAAGGTCGTAACTTCATCTTGGGTGAAATGAACAAAGTCATTTCTTCTCACAGACAAGAAATGTCAGCTTACGCGCCGCGTTTGGAAACCATCAAGGTTAACCCTGACAAGATCCGTGACATCATCGGTAAAGGTGGTGCAACGATCCGTGCTTTGACTGAAGAAACCAACACCACCATTGACATCAATGATGACGGTACGGTAACGATTGCTTCTATCAACCGTGAAGACGGTGATTTGGCCAAGAAACGCATTGAAGATTTGACTGCTGAAGTTGAAGTGGGTGCAATTTACGAAGGTAAAGTGGTTAAAATCATGGACTTCGGTGCATTCGTTAACTTGTTACCAGGCCAAGACGGCATGGTTCACATTTCAGAAATCTGTCACGAACGTGTTGCCAAAGTCACTGACAAAATGTCAGAAGGCGACGTGGTTAAAGTGAAAGTTTTGGAAGTGGACAAACAAGGCCGTGTGCGCTTGTCAATGAAAGCTTTGGAAGCCAAGCCTGAGTAA
- a CDS encoding Y-family DNA polymerase: MKTFALCDVNSFYVSCERLFRPELNDMPVVVLSNNDGCIIALSDQAKAIGIKMGDPEFKVKGLLKRHGVVTFSSNYGLYGDMSQRFNWILEQHCEQVASYSVDESFMSFDQYPEPLRDISLRIKNDLWRCLSLPVCVGLGPSKTLAKTANHIAKKNKLLTDGVVDLSTEKARRYWLPKIPVGKIWGIGRQLSLGLAKIHIHTAWDLHQADHAVLQRIFSVNVERTILELRGVSCLAFDEVPQPKKSILNSRSFGHSITDYNDLKEALSYHVSRCCEKLRAQQSMARSITLYLYAKRQQDRYLYQPSQTIMLAEPSDDTGVFIQAIEAGLRRLYKHNEQYKKAGILLNALSPRKGHQGDLFNTIKARPELMDSLDKINQRYGRDALKFASLGFDKRWAMRANSMSPHYTSRWEDLIKIS, from the coding sequence GTGAAGACTTTTGCCTTATGTGACGTCAACAGCTTTTACGTTTCCTGTGAGCGTTTATTTCGTCCTGAGCTGAATGATATGCCTGTGGTGGTGTTGAGTAACAACGACGGTTGCATCATTGCGCTTTCTGATCAGGCCAAGGCCATCGGTATCAAGATGGGGGATCCAGAGTTTAAAGTCAAAGGCTTGTTGAAAAGGCATGGCGTGGTGACTTTTTCATCCAACTATGGGTTGTACGGAGACATGTCTCAACGCTTTAACTGGATTCTAGAACAGCATTGTGAGCAAGTCGCCTCGTATTCGGTAGATGAATCATTCATGAGTTTTGATCAGTATCCAGAGCCGTTGCGTGACATCAGCCTGCGGATCAAAAATGATTTGTGGCGCTGTTTGTCTTTGCCCGTTTGTGTCGGTTTAGGCCCGAGTAAAACGCTGGCAAAAACGGCCAATCATATTGCCAAGAAGAACAAGCTTCTGACTGATGGTGTGGTTGACCTGAGTACTGAAAAAGCCAGGCGATATTGGCTGCCCAAAATTCCAGTGGGGAAAATTTGGGGCATTGGCAGGCAATTGAGTCTGGGCTTGGCCAAGATACACATCCACACGGCTTGGGATTTACACCAAGCCGATCATGCGGTGTTGCAACGCATCTTTTCGGTGAATGTGGAGCGTACCATTTTGGAACTGCGTGGTGTCAGTTGTTTGGCATTTGATGAAGTACCACAGCCCAAAAAGTCGATACTTAATTCACGTTCATTTGGTCACAGCATCACAGACTACAATGACTTGAAGGAAGCTTTGTCTTACCACGTCAGTCGTTGTTGTGAAAAGCTTCGTGCCCAGCAGTCGATGGCGCGCAGCATCACACTCTACTTATATGCGAAAAGACAGCAAGACCGTTACCTTTACCAACCCAGTCAAACCATTATGTTAGCTGAGCCGAGTGATGACACGGGCGTGTTCATTCAAGCCATTGAAGCTGGCTTGAGGCGATTGTATAAGCACAATGAACAGTATAAGAAGGCAGGCATTTTACTGAATGCCTTGAGCCCAAGAAAAGGGCATCAAGGTGATTTATTCAACACCATCAAGGCGCGACCTGAACTGATGGACAGTTTGGATAAAATCAACCAGCGTTATGGTCGTGATGCGCTGAAATTTGCCAGTCTGGGTTTTGATAAGCGTTGGGCCATGCGTGCCAACAGCATGTCACCACATTACACCAGTCGCTGGGAAGATTTGATTAAAATCAGTTAG
- the rpsO gene encoding 30S ribosomal protein S15 yields the protein MITVEQRQAIIADYKTSDNDTGSPEVQVALLTARVNNLTEHFKSHKKDKHSRRGLIKLINQRRKLLAYVKREDTVRYQNLIKRLGLRR from the coding sequence ATGATTACAGTTGAACAAAGACAAGCAATTATTGCTGATTACAAAACCAGTGACAACGACACTGGCTCACCTGAAGTACAAGTGGCTTTATTGACCGCTCGCGTTAACAACTTAACGGAACACTTCAAGTCACACAAAAAAGACAAACACTCAAGACGCGGTTTGATCAAGTTGATTAATCAACGTCGCAAATTGCTGGCTTACGTTAAGCGCGAAGACACAGTGAGGTATCAAAACCTCATCAAACGTCTTGGCTTAAGACGATAA
- a CDS encoding J domain-containing protein, which translates to MYPWDVLGIDETNDKKVIKKAYAKLIRKYRPDEAPEKFQEINEAYQFALNSLELGTEAIGVEFETECDNQKEEKQNVTHDNFKVNACIEQVNNILDGKIQDVNNIKNWEVVDNLLVDMAFEERSHVAYLAFQKCYDINNNHIKETGLIIITESTLQYLDSLFHWTGRWQEYQYCFTLDCIRLNFNLIEGNSEYSADSFGVEPWKRIMALLIDIALVSSICLLRLWLTAGEDFVGFFVFSFVFYQVIIELILRRETLGCKWLNYKANSQFYTSISYKQIIIRLAAFHMMFAPIYMILLGNEQLVLKGGMVVILLYIVWVIAFLGGKKYIHDELASIKMVKTS; encoded by the coding sequence ATGTATCCTTGGGATGTGCTCGGCATTGACGAAACAAATGACAAGAAAGTCATCAAAAAGGCCTATGCCAAACTGATAAGAAAATACAGGCCAGATGAAGCGCCTGAGAAATTTCAAGAAATCAATGAAGCGTATCAGTTCGCATTGAATTCCTTAGAACTAGGCACGGAAGCTATTGGAGTAGAGTTTGAAACAGAGTGTGACAATCAAAAAGAAGAAAAGCAAAACGTTACTCATGACAACTTTAAAGTCAACGCTTGCATTGAACAGGTAAATAATATTCTTGATGGAAAAATTCAAGATGTCAATAATATAAAAAACTGGGAGGTGGTTGATAACTTGCTGGTTGACATGGCTTTTGAGGAAAGAAGCCATGTGGCTTATTTAGCATTTCAGAAATGTTATGATATTAATAATAACCACATCAAAGAAACTGGATTAATCATTATCACTGAAAGTACGCTTCAGTATTTGGATTCGCTGTTTCATTGGACAGGCCGTTGGCAAGAATACCAATACTGCTTTACTCTAGATTGTATTAGGCTAAATTTTAATCTAATAGAGGGAAACAGTGAATATTCTGCTGATTCTTTTGGTGTAGAACCATGGAAAAGAATAATGGCTTTACTGATTGATATAGCCTTGGTTTCATCAATATGTTTGTTACGGCTGTGGTTAACCGCAGGAGAAGATTTTGTTGGGTTTTTTGTATTTTCTTTCGTTTTCTATCAAGTTATTATTGAGCTTATTTTGCGACGTGAAACATTGGGTTGTAAATGGCTTAATTACAAAGCAAACAGTCAATTTTATACTTCGATTTCATATAAACAAATAATTATACGATTGGCTGCATTTCATATGATGTTTGCCCCTATTTATATGATATTGCTGGGTAATGAGCAGTTGGTATTGAAGGGGGGGATGGTAGTGATTCTTCTTTATATAGTTTGGGTTATAGCTTTTTTAGGAGGTAAGAAATATATCCATGATGAATTGGCTTCAATAAAAATGGTTAAAACATCATGA